The following proteins come from a genomic window of Panicum hallii strain FIL2 chromosome 8, PHallii_v3.1, whole genome shotgun sequence:
- the LOC112902674 gene encoding uncharacterized protein LOC112902674, with the protein MEDQSPDHISVGSAPKKSSTSSRGRQRNFSSSTCKDFLRKFVDNELLTSSLEDWFSGHSEDCDFRKPAFDVPFDLTELQNFDYALEGVTFQQLVRMPNALYASTSDVFEATAYLALEDFLHAGIKGLWETFWGPDEAMPFSVACIHSTSSKFYPAEKAISSGKLDGVCATAVLLKNLKHSQGRWDHIVVLALLRPDIGMVSAQGDQEPSSAVLGEALFFALRVLLSRSLSRSSTVLRNSDCVYLLLVDSQFGGVVKVQGDLNKLDFDLNNVYDCAAEWIKKHAKISVSSIDRVWNKLGNANWGDIGTLQVLIALFHSMIQFYGEPKYSLDELATEHSSRLQSRRSERHLVDRQANGNGLFRFQQRSHSPEIVEVQEGAAVDLKPQVTLKLEIGSVVLMDDAYSQKGFQINDILTDSDPPIYTSTPVEEPTKTYLLYVGSSPSHLEPAWEDMNSWYQVQRQTKVLTLMKQRGISSRYIPQMVSSGRVMHPGPCNKPNSSGSCGHPWCSTPILVTSPVGETISNLIQNGLFGVEEALRCCHDCLSALAAAASSGIRHGDIRPESVIRVNNGSRHPYFVLIGWGHAILEDRDRPVMNLFFSSTFALQEGKLCAASDAESLIYLLYFCCGGVCPELDSVESALQWRETSWSRRVIQQRLGDVSAVLKAFADYVDSLCGTPYPMDYDIWLKRLRRTINEDHGKEVDTSSS; encoded by the exons ATGGAAG ACCAATCGCCTGACCATATATCAGTTGGTTCAGCACCAAAAAAGTCTAGTACTTCATCACGTGGTCGTCAACGTAACTTCTCATCATCGACATGCAAAGATTTTCTCCGGAAGTTTGTGGACAATGAACTTTTAACTTCAAGTCTAGAGGATTGGTTCTCTGGTCACAGTGAAGATTGCGATTTCAGGAAGCCAGCTTTTGATGTTCCTTTTGACCTTACTGAACTACAGAATTTCGATTATGCACTGGAGGGTGTTACTTTTCAGCAGCTAGTACGGATGCCAAATGCTCTATATGCATCAACATCAGATGTTTTTGAAGCTACTGCATATCTTGCTCTGGAGGATTTCCTTCATGCAGGCATTAAGGGGTTGTGGGAAACTTTCTGGGGTCCTGATGAAGCAATGCCTTTCTCAGTTGCCTGTATACACAGCACAAGCTCCAAGTTTTATCCTGCTGAGAAGGCTATTAGCAGCGGAAAGCTTGATGGTGTTTGTGCAACAGCTGTACTGCTGAAGAATTTGAAGCATTCACAAGGAAGATGGGATCATATCGTGGTTTTAGCTTTGTTGAGACCTGATATTGGAATGGTTTCCGCACAGGGGGACCAGGAACCATCTTCTGCTGTCTTAGGGGAGGCATTGTTCTTTGCTTTGCGCGTTCTACTGTCTCGAAGCCTCAGCAGATCCTCCACCGTTCTCCGCAATTCAGATTGTGTTTACTTGCTTCTTGTCGATTCACAGTTTGGAGGAGTGGTAAAGGTCCAAGGTGATCTGAACAAGCTGGATTTTGATCTGAATAATGTTTATGATTGTGCTGCTGAATGGATAAAGAAGCATGCTAAAATTTCAGTTTCTTCCATAGATCGGGTATGGAACAAACTTGGGAATGCTAACTGGGGAGATATTGGGACCCTTCAAGTTCTCATTGCATTATTTCACTCAATGATCCAATTTTATGGAGAACCGAAGTATTCTCTTGATGAACTAGCAACAGAACATAGTTCGCGGCTACAAAGTCGAAGATCAGAAAGACATTTGGTCGACAGACAAGCTAATGGTAATGGTTTATTTCGATTCCAGCAGCGAAGTCATTCTCCTGAGATTGTTGAAGTTCAGGAGGGAGCAGCTGTTGATTTGAAACCACAGGTAACTTTGAAGCTTGAAATAGGATCTGTTGTACTGATGGATGATGCTTACAGCCAGAAAGGTTTTCAAATCAATGACATTCTAACAGACAGTGATCCTCCTATTTATACTTCTACTCCTGTAGAAGAGCCTACCAAAACCTATTTGTTATATGTTGGCTCCAGCCCTTCTCATTTGGAGCCAGCATGGGAGGATATGAATTCCTGGTACCAAGTACAAAGGCAGACCAAAGTACTGACATTGATGAAGCAAAGAGGCATTTCTAGTAGGTATATACCACAGATGGTATCTTCTGGACGGGTCATGCATCCAGGCCCTTGTAACAAGCCTAACTCAAGTGGAAGTTGTGGTCATCCATGGTGCAGTACTCCGATCCTTGTCACCTCACCAGTTGGTGAGACCATTTCAAATCTGATACAGAACGGATTGTTCGGTGTTGAGGAGGCTCTGAGATGTTGCCATGACTGTTTATCTGCTCTTGCTGCTGCAGCATCTTCAGGAATCCGTCACGGTGATATCCGGCCAGAGAGTGTGATCCGTGTTAATAATGGTTCAAGGCATCCATATTTTGTGCTTATTGGATGGGGCCATGCTATCCTAGAAGATAGGGATCGGCCTGTAATGAATCTGTTCTTCTCATCTACATTTGCGCTCCAGGAAGGCAAGCTATGCGCAGCATCTGATGCAGAAAGTTTAATTTATCTTTTATATTTCTGTTGTGGTGGAGTTTGCCCAGAGCTTGACTCGGTTGAAAGTGCACTTCAGTGGAGGGAGACATCATGGTCGAGGAGAGTTATACAGCAGAGGTTGGGTGACGTCTCAGCAGTGTTAAAAGCGTTTGCGGATTATGTTGACAGCCTTTGTGGGACCCCATACCCAATGGACTATGATATATGGTTGAAAAGATTGCGAAGAACAATAAATGAAGATCATGGGAAGGAGGTCGATACATCATCAAGTTAA